The following are encoded together in the Gasterosteus aculeatus chromosome 7, fGasAcu3.hap1.1, whole genome shotgun sequence genome:
- the cth1 gene encoding cysteine three histidine 1 yields MFETRSDDLFLPSHQDEELVHNLLSNEESDGNCVARLSLTEALLPLVEPPSPSLLPMVCSTRYKTELCTTYSTTGFCKYAQRCQFAHGLQELHVPFRHPKYKTELCRGFHMTGYCYYGSRCLFVHNATEQRPALRRSRNVPCRTFRSFGVCPFGTRCNFLHVEGGDVGSGSESPEVADEVLVSSPQPQQSTREWKPRGALCRTFSSFGFCLYGTRCRFQHGLPNKIRSADQSPGSSGLPSPTSLFTSSSPISSTTSSPPTASPLATPSAEATAHNAFTFSSQHLSDLLLPLAIRLQQLESSKGQEIWDNRAI; encoded by the exons ATGTTTGAG ACCAGAAGTGATGACTTGTTCCTGCCTTCCCACCAAGACGAGGAGCTGGTGCACAACCTGCTGTCCAATGAGGAGTCTGATGGCAATTGCGTTGCCAGGCTGTCACTGACGGAGGCCCTGCTCCCCCTTGTAgagcccccctctccttccctccttcccatGGTCTGCTCCACCCGCTACAAGACCGAGCTCTGCACCACCTACTCCACCACTGGTTTCTGCAAGTACGCGCAGCGCTGCCAGTTCGCCCACGGCCTACAGGAGCTTCACGTTCCCTTCCGCCACCCAAAGTACAAGACTGAGTTGTGCCGTGGCTTCCACATGACGGGTTACTGCTACTACGGCAGCCGCTGCCTGTTTGTCCACAATGCCACAGAGCAGCGCCCTGCCCTTCGCCGCAGCAGGAACGTCCCCTGTCGCACCTTCCGGTCCTTTGGAGTCTGTCCCTTTGGCACCCGCTGCAACTTCCTGCATGTGGAGGGTGGAGATGTCGGCAGTGGGTCGGAGTCGCCAGAGGTTGCGGACGAGGTGCTAGTTTCCAGTCCCCAGCCCCAACAGTCGACCAGGGAGTGGAAGCCCCGCGGAGCTCTGTGCCGCACCTTCAGCTCCTTCGGCTTCTGTCTGTACGGCACACGCTGCCGCTTCCAGCACGGCCTCCCTAACAAGATTCGATCAGCCGACCAGTCTCCCGGCAGCTCCGGTCTAccttcccccacctccctctttacctcctcctctccaatcTCTTCCACCACCTCTTCTCCTCCAACAGCCTCTCCTCTCGCCACACCATCTGCAGAAGCCACGGCCCATAACGCCTTCACCTTTTCCAGTCAGCACCTCAGtgacctgctgctgccactggCCAtccgcctgcagcagctggaaagCAGCAAGGGCCAGGAGATCTGGGACAACAGGGCGATCTAA
- the mta2 gene encoding metastasis-associated protein MTA2 isoform X1 — MAANMYRVGDYVYFENSSSNPYLIRRIEELNKTANGNVEAKVVCLFRRRDISGNLNTLADSNAREFEEESKQPTPSEPQKHQLKHRELFLSRQFESLPATHIRGKCNVTLLNETDVLSGYLEKEDCFFYSLVFDPVQKTLLADQGEIRVGSKYQAEIPDKLAEGESDNRIQEKLETKVWDPNNQLKDPQIDQFLVVARAVGTFARALDCSSSIRQPSLHMSAAAASRDITLFHAMDTLQKNSYDLAKAMSTLVPQGGPVLCRDEMEEWSASEAMLFEEALEKYGKDFNDIRQDFLPWKSLASVVQFYYMWKTTDRYIQQKRLKAAEADSKLKQVYIPTYTKPNPNQIMAPGSKPGINGAAGFQKGLSCESCHTAQSPQWYAWGPPNMQCRLCASCWIYWKKYGGLKTPTQLEGAARAGSESGPRGHMTRQEVQGMSPFTRNEGRAKLLAKNRQTFILQTTKLTRIARRVCEDILQPHRAARRPYASINANAVKAECIIRLPKATKTPLKTKLVPRPSLANIVKDLAISAPLKLKASRGPPTPINRNQASQPRVGQSLLGKRGFDSATGMPYPANGRPYTSGMRTTSQSVIKRQKVSQGEAPNPVVFVATKDTRALRKHLTQSEMRRAARKPHLLVRIKLPPPPRSLAMPLLPSSTSEPIVLED; from the exons atTATGTTTACTTTGAGAACTCCTCGAGCAACCCGTACCTGATCCGTAGAATAGAAGAGCTCAACAAG ACCGCCAATGGGAACGTGGAGGCGAAGGTGGTGTGTCTGTTCAGGAGGCGGGACATCTCAGGAAACCTCAACACCCTTGCTGACAGCAACGCAA gagAATTTGAGGAGGAGTCCAAGCAGCCCACTCCGTCTGAACCACAGAAACACCagctcaaacacagagaactcTTCCTGTCTCGACAGTTTGAATCGTTACCTGCTACTCACATACG GGGGAAATGTAACGTCACTCTCCTCAATGAAACCGACGTCTTGTCCGGCTACCTGGAGAAAGAA GACTGCTTCTTCTACTCGTTGGTCTTCGACCCCGTCCAGAAGACCTTACTGGCTGACCAGGGAGAGATCCGGGTGGGCTCAAAGTACCAGGCAGAGATCCCTGACAAGCTAGCTGAGG GGGAGTCGGACAACCGGAtccaggagaagctggagacCAAAGTGTGGGACCCCAACAACCAGCTCAAAGACCCACAGATAGACCAGTTCCTGGTGGTGGCAAG GGCTGTGGGAACCTTTGCTCGGGCCCTTGACTGCAGCAGCTCCATCCGACAGCCCAGCCTCCACATGAGTGCAGCTGCAGCCTCCAGAGACATCACACTG TTCCACGCTATGGACACGTTGCAGAAGAACAGCTATGACCTGGCCAAAGCCATGTCCACGCTGGTTCCCCAGGGTGGCCCGGTGCTCTGCCGCGATGAAATGGAGGAGTGGAGCGCCTCGGAGGCCATGCTGTTTGAGGAGGCTCTGGAGAAATACGGCAAGGACTTCAACGACATCCGTCAAGACTTT ctGCCTTGGAAGTCGCTTGCCAGTGTGGTCCAGTTCTACTACATGTGGAAGACCACTGACCGCTACATCCAACAG AAGCGGCTAAAGGCAGCAGAGGCGGACAGCAAGCTGAAGCAGGTGTACATCCCCACCTA cacCAAACCCAACCCCAACCAGATCATGGCGCCAGGGAGCAAGCCTGGTATAAACGGGGCAGCAGGCTTCCAGAAAGGCCTCAGCTGTGAGAGTTGCCACA CGGCCCAGTCTCCTCAGTGGTACGCCTGGGGCCCTCCCAACATGCAGTGCAGACTCTGCGCTTCCTGCTGGATCTACTGGAAGAAGTACGGAGGCCTGAAGACGCCCACGCAGCTAGAGGGCGCTGCAAGAGCTGGCTCT GAGTCAGGCCCCCGCGGCCACATGACCCGCCAGGAGGTCCAGGGCATGTCGCCGTTCACCCGCAACGAGGGTCGTGCCAAGCTGCTGGCCAAGAACCGCCAGACGTTCATCCTGCAGACCACGAAGCTGACCCGCATTGCCCGGCGGGTATGCGAGGACATCCTGCAGCCTCACCGTGCCGCGCGGCGGCCCTACGCCTCCATCAACGCCAATGCTGTCAAAGCGGAGT GTATAATCAGGCTGCCCAAAGCCACAAAAACTCCTCTAAAGACTAAGCTGGTGCCTCGACCGTCTCTGGCCAACATAGTGAAGGATTTAG CCATCTCAGCGCCTCTGAAATTGAAGGCGTCTAGAGGACCCCCGACACCCATCAACCGGAATCAGGCCAGCCAGCCGCGTGTAGGCCAAAGCCTGCTGGGAAAGAGGGGCTTCGACAGc GCTACTGGCATGCCCTACCCGGCTAATGGGAGGCCGTACACTTCAGGTATGAGGACCACCTCTCAGTCGGTGATCAAGCGGCAGAAGGTCAGCCAGGGAGAGGCACCCAACCCTGTGGTGTTTGTGGCTACAAAGGACACCAg GGCTCTGAGGAAACATCTGACGCAGTCAGAGATGCGCCGGGCAGCAAGGAAACCGCACCTCCTGGTCCGGATCAAACTTCCACCGCCCCCCCGCTCACTGGCCATGCCCCTGCTCCCCTCCAGCACCAGTGAGCCCATCGTCCTGGAGGACTAA
- the mta2 gene encoding metastasis-associated protein MTA2 isoform X2, giving the protein MAANMYRVGDYVYFENSSSNPYLIRRIEELNKTANGNVEAKVVCLFRRRDISGNLNTLADSNAREFEEESKQPTPSEPQKHQLKHRELFLSRQFESLPATHIRGKCNVTLLNETDVLSGYLEKEDCFFYSLVFDPVQKTLLADQGEIRVGSKYQAEIPDKLAEGESDNRIQEKLETKVWDPNNQLKDPQIDQFLVVARAVGTFARALDCSSSIRQPSLHMSAAAASRDITLFHAMDTLQKNSYDLAKAMSTLVPQGGPVLCRDEMEEWSASEAMLFEEALEKYGKDFNDIRQDFLPWKSLASVVQFYYMWKTTDRYIQQKRLKAAEADSKLKQVYIPTYTKPNPNQIMAPGSKPGINGAAGFQKGLSCESCHTAQSPQWYAWGPPNMQCRLCASCWIYWKKYGGLKTPTQLEGAARAGSESGPRGHMTRQEVQGMSPFTRNEGRAKLLAKNRQTFILQTTKLTRIARRVCEDILQPHRAARRPYASINANAVKAECIIRLPKATKTPLKTKLVPRPSLANIVKDLAISAPLKLKASRGPPTPINRNQASQPRVGQSLLGKRGFDSATGMPYPANGRPYTSGMRTTSQSVIKRQKVSQGEAPNPVVFVATKDTRKHLTQSEMRRAARKPHLLVRIKLPPPPRSLAMPLLPSSTSEPIVLED; this is encoded by the exons atTATGTTTACTTTGAGAACTCCTCGAGCAACCCGTACCTGATCCGTAGAATAGAAGAGCTCAACAAG ACCGCCAATGGGAACGTGGAGGCGAAGGTGGTGTGTCTGTTCAGGAGGCGGGACATCTCAGGAAACCTCAACACCCTTGCTGACAGCAACGCAA gagAATTTGAGGAGGAGTCCAAGCAGCCCACTCCGTCTGAACCACAGAAACACCagctcaaacacagagaactcTTCCTGTCTCGACAGTTTGAATCGTTACCTGCTACTCACATACG GGGGAAATGTAACGTCACTCTCCTCAATGAAACCGACGTCTTGTCCGGCTACCTGGAGAAAGAA GACTGCTTCTTCTACTCGTTGGTCTTCGACCCCGTCCAGAAGACCTTACTGGCTGACCAGGGAGAGATCCGGGTGGGCTCAAAGTACCAGGCAGAGATCCCTGACAAGCTAGCTGAGG GGGAGTCGGACAACCGGAtccaggagaagctggagacCAAAGTGTGGGACCCCAACAACCAGCTCAAAGACCCACAGATAGACCAGTTCCTGGTGGTGGCAAG GGCTGTGGGAACCTTTGCTCGGGCCCTTGACTGCAGCAGCTCCATCCGACAGCCCAGCCTCCACATGAGTGCAGCTGCAGCCTCCAGAGACATCACACTG TTCCACGCTATGGACACGTTGCAGAAGAACAGCTATGACCTGGCCAAAGCCATGTCCACGCTGGTTCCCCAGGGTGGCCCGGTGCTCTGCCGCGATGAAATGGAGGAGTGGAGCGCCTCGGAGGCCATGCTGTTTGAGGAGGCTCTGGAGAAATACGGCAAGGACTTCAACGACATCCGTCAAGACTTT ctGCCTTGGAAGTCGCTTGCCAGTGTGGTCCAGTTCTACTACATGTGGAAGACCACTGACCGCTACATCCAACAG AAGCGGCTAAAGGCAGCAGAGGCGGACAGCAAGCTGAAGCAGGTGTACATCCCCACCTA cacCAAACCCAACCCCAACCAGATCATGGCGCCAGGGAGCAAGCCTGGTATAAACGGGGCAGCAGGCTTCCAGAAAGGCCTCAGCTGTGAGAGTTGCCACA CGGCCCAGTCTCCTCAGTGGTACGCCTGGGGCCCTCCCAACATGCAGTGCAGACTCTGCGCTTCCTGCTGGATCTACTGGAAGAAGTACGGAGGCCTGAAGACGCCCACGCAGCTAGAGGGCGCTGCAAGAGCTGGCTCT GAGTCAGGCCCCCGCGGCCACATGACCCGCCAGGAGGTCCAGGGCATGTCGCCGTTCACCCGCAACGAGGGTCGTGCCAAGCTGCTGGCCAAGAACCGCCAGACGTTCATCCTGCAGACCACGAAGCTGACCCGCATTGCCCGGCGGGTATGCGAGGACATCCTGCAGCCTCACCGTGCCGCGCGGCGGCCCTACGCCTCCATCAACGCCAATGCTGTCAAAGCGGAGT GTATAATCAGGCTGCCCAAAGCCACAAAAACTCCTCTAAAGACTAAGCTGGTGCCTCGACCGTCTCTGGCCAACATAGTGAAGGATTTAG CCATCTCAGCGCCTCTGAAATTGAAGGCGTCTAGAGGACCCCCGACACCCATCAACCGGAATCAGGCCAGCCAGCCGCGTGTAGGCCAAAGCCTGCTGGGAAAGAGGGGCTTCGACAGc GCTACTGGCATGCCCTACCCGGCTAATGGGAGGCCGTACACTTCAGGTATGAGGACCACCTCTCAGTCGGTGATCAAGCGGCAGAAGGTCAGCCAGGGAGAGGCACCCAACCCTGTGGTGTTTGTGGCTACAAAGGACACCAg GAAACATCTGACGCAGTCAGAGATGCGCCGGGCAGCAAGGAAACCGCACCTCCTGGTCCGGATCAAACTTCCACCGCCCCCCCGCTCACTGGCCATGCCCCTGCTCCCCTCCAGCACCAGTGAGCCCATCGTCCTGGAGGACTAA